One region of Termitidicoccus mucosus genomic DNA includes:
- a CDS encoding beta strand repeat-containing protein, whose translation MNLQKIFGQAGECGLLLLFLMPSSVFAQAAANTTVSSGTQSEYGPNPSYRDQARTWTFTSSGAGLQAQNNYSWYLGQFGNKNSSLIYTTGSISFIASNGITAGNLIFTSNTANDTYTSGGAVSSGQNITFSGAAQSIQFLDNFASNYGGAMYGATGIALSVTTGSLVITGNVTSGSYGGAFNTGTAGSANITLSGSYGLINIANNRATSGLGGAFRSAGGISISNAAVGSTGSLTVANNFAQSGGGAFYATQGNVNVGGNFGGIAFTGNTANGNAGAIFASSAIGFTANTVNDMLFANNVTSSGAGGAMLAWGNISLLGNSGGNLAFQNNAASGGPGGAVYSNQVLTVGGTHANILLVSNTAIGEGGAWNANNAMIISATAAAFTATGNYANTSGGALYVGSGLGITGSLVFGGSYGSVTFANNKTNSSGGAIAAGNGSIFIGPLVSGTLSFSGNSSQGGGAISAGNAMGISGSYGAIVFGSNSSNGGNGGAILAGGNVTISATAAGALAFTGNTSNSNGGGAIYSSGGVVSFGGAYGSLLATGNNAGGGSGGGAFYGAQGVILNALVGGTLLLASNTSGNGGGGVIYGGVNGVSIGGTAAAVSISGNYGGGNGGAIESGGNVILSATTGTFAFTGNVSSYGGGGGGALYSAGSVLVGGQGYYLFQSNTATEGGAMSVGTGGTVAFTTGGSVNFSGNHNTYGAGGGAIYGAGALTVSDAVTGGALTFTSNTSSNNGGAIYSTGAFTLNVSTGTLTATGNKANNGNANGGFVFINGGSGVFNIASGAVAQIGSQTSVANQTDSIGAASGVNIYKTGGGLLALWSKNDYQGATIVRGGTLNVLGQITNSSGLIDGGIGEVTGSGWWNAPTLTVGGSVSGTFVVTDSGSVTTNNVTFGQNAGSHGTGTVSGSGYWYNNNGSFTVGAGGGASLTLNQTGSIYTQNGNATIGAPGSVTVSDTALWRGANFTNSGNLGLGQSGSLSLTGAYTQNATGTLTISLNAAAPNAPFITANTAALAGYLALSGFTGGALTGSAASDFSNSSYTIIHTTGGITGDLIANVGGATGYDFLNLGAHKANSDRDYVVGLGLAWYDAPASSHGNFTLGAGQSFDVDVILSDTTPDLGTTNASGATWDGKSLTVTASNSGTLTLSARNTYTGTTTVSGGALNITGTTDGNTRAVVGGAAGRSGTVSVSGSALWQVGAGGMDIGAAGDGLVTLSGGATLATGGTLTVGDQAQGVLESFGNSTLVTNGAVVIGHAAGVFGGVGIGADAASAAYWNAGSGSMVIAGSGTGVVRVGNSGSITGSGRVVIGAEAGGFGQAYVSDHAYWSVTNSVIAGADGYGQLIVGDSGSMSVSGSVIINMGGGGGAVWIGGTGSDGDATLTVGGDFINGADASPGLATALRVNGNGVLNVAGIYTQNDSAQLLAILDSTTRGPDDAFIYAGSAVLGGTLNVVSFNGAASGSSASGLREGSTLIISTSGGFGGSDFAVKNVSSAAASNYKFIILDGFASNDGSSPVGTGTNYYVGFELAWQASGSLGSGVFELDDGQSFDVDISLGNNSAAPAAGAAWDGRSLTKTGVGALFLTASNNYTGTTTVSAGEFFVTTLSGSGAGSINNSAAAIIDSGTAAVSGSGAWSATSFTVSAGWLNAQDTAAVSATALNVSGGLVSLNNSATLNAASGTVSGSGGVSVGGTAIWIGSSLTVSGGTLGVSDSGSVSLGGAYTQQGGGNLFIDLANRDSGRGAYINASTAALDGSLTVTGFEVNVTGTAASLLTNNSVLLLHTAAPGSISGSFANLIISGLPPGGLPDYITGGAYAVNNNQDYVLGFGLAWFSASSVSHGNFTLGDGAAFNVDVTLSDTNADLGTTNASGAAWDGRTLTKLGSGTLTLSASNAYTGSTVIIEGALLASAATANAADAINSSTLIVFNSTTSSGTLMFNQSATLSARQYVAAGAAGNLAQSSTTATLTVTAPAYNGNGGAVFVEAGGAYNIKGHAEFAGNSVSGANLGGAMYFAGNGALDFDDCNFLLTGNTAGSGGAIAMGASTGTLTVNGSSGLLTFGGNVATGSQGGAIYSADALNFTVSSGTLTFTGNTAAFDGAAMFARNNLNLSGTFGDFLIVSNTSGAGVALGTGTIGNGAIATGATGTLAITAQVAGTLAAAGNYAAGNGAALYAGALNFSGSFGEIIFASNTAAAGYYGGAIWAEQNIAMDAVSAGNITFSGNHASAAAGALGSSQGGVAINAVAGGTLAVTGNYAAGGAGAFYAYQTLTVSGSYGALLIDSNTTGGLAGAFGSYGAMAFDVTTAGDIDVTNNTAGGGGGALGSYDGVTVSAVAGGNLNFTGNTAGASGGAIGTAPTTPDGLAAASSDVIITATVAGTLNVSHNRSGTGANYNDGGAVYASRDVMFSGSYGAILFASNTAGSWGGAIYAQRDLTLDAVSAGDIVFDHNTSTGGDYGAFGTADGSTLISALAGGALIVTNNAAFSDFGGLGANQSLTVSGTYGSIFIDSNTAGRSVGALGAVLGSVVIDAQSAGALTVTNNVATGASGNYGVAGAIGSIAGDVIVGSSYAPSSSRQHAGYGAPSTRRTTSPQRHRRRRVFHHRNSPTSAAARWPSPTICPPSSPTTRRLTPARSGHRRPHHRRPDRQPIISVNKLRRQRRDLPSAAPSPFPARSGWSPSPATSAARKAARFIPAPASSSTSRPAT comes from the coding sequence ATGAACCTTCAAAAAATATTCGGGCAGGCCGGCGAGTGTGGGTTGCTGCTGCTGTTTTTAATGCCTTCGTCCGTCTTCGCGCAGGCGGCGGCGAATACGACAGTTTCCTCCGGCACGCAGTCGGAGTACGGACCCAATCCCAGTTACCGTGACCAAGCCCGCACCTGGACCTTCACCAGCAGTGGCGCCGGGTTGCAGGCGCAAAACAACTATAGTTGGTACCTCGGCCAGTTCGGCAACAAAAACTCATCGCTCATTTACACCACCGGCAGCATCAGCTTCATCGCTAGCAATGGCATCACCGCGGGTAATTTGATTTTCACCTCCAACACCGCCAACGACACTTACACCTCTGGCGGCGCGGTCAGTTCGGGGCAAAATATCACCTTCAGCGGCGCGGCCCAGTCCATTCAATTTCTCGACAACTTCGCCAGCAATTACGGCGGCGCAATGTACGGCGCCACCGGGATCGCGCTGAGCGTCACCACCGGCTCGCTGGTCATCACCGGCAACGTCACCAGCGGCAGCTACGGCGGCGCGTTCAACACCGGCACCGCGGGCAGCGCGAACATCACCCTCAGCGGTTCCTACGGCCTCATCAACATTGCGAACAACCGCGCCACCAGCGGCCTCGGCGGCGCGTTTCGCTCGGCGGGCGGCATCAGCATCAGCAACGCGGCGGTCGGCAGCACCGGCTCGCTGACGGTCGCCAACAACTTCGCGCAGAGCGGCGGCGGCGCGTTCTACGCGACGCAGGGCAACGTGAACGTCGGCGGCAATTTCGGCGGCATCGCCTTCACCGGCAACACCGCCAACGGCAATGCCGGCGCGATTTTCGCCTCCTCCGCCATCGGCTTCACCGCGAACACGGTGAACGACATGCTGTTCGCCAACAACGTCACCAGCAGCGGCGCGGGCGGCGCGATGCTCGCGTGGGGCAACATCTCGCTGCTCGGCAACAGCGGCGGCAATCTGGCGTTCCAAAATAACGCCGCGTCGGGCGGGCCGGGCGGCGCGGTGTATTCCAACCAAGTCCTCACCGTCGGCGGCACTCACGCGAACATCCTGCTCGTCAGCAACACCGCCATCGGCGAGGGCGGCGCGTGGAACGCCAACAACGCCATGATCATCAGCGCCACCGCCGCGGCGTTCACCGCCACCGGCAACTACGCCAACACCAGCGGCGGCGCGCTCTACGTCGGCTCGGGGCTGGGCATCACCGGCAGCCTCGTGTTCGGCGGCAGCTACGGCAGCGTCACTTTCGCCAACAACAAAACCAACAGCAGCGGCGGCGCGATTGCCGCCGGCAACGGCAGCATCTTCATCGGCCCGCTGGTCAGCGGCACGCTGAGCTTCAGCGGCAACAGTTCGCAAGGCGGCGGCGCCATCAGCGCCGGCAACGCCATGGGCATCAGCGGCAGCTACGGCGCCATCGTGTTCGGCTCCAACAGCAGCAACGGCGGCAACGGCGGCGCCATTCTCGCCGGCGGCAACGTCACCATCAGCGCCACTGCGGCGGGCGCGCTGGCGTTCACCGGCAACACCTCCAATTCCAACGGCGGCGGCGCGATTTACTCCTCCGGCGGCGTCGTGAGTTTCGGTGGCGCGTATGGCTCGCTGCTCGCCACCGGCAACAACGCCGGCGGCGGCAGCGGCGGCGGCGCGTTTTACGGCGCCCAAGGAGTTATCCTCAACGCGCTGGTCGGTGGCACGCTGCTCCTCGCCAGCAACACCAGCGGCAACGGCGGCGGCGGCGTGATTTACGGCGGCGTCAACGGCGTCAGCATCGGCGGCACGGCGGCGGCGGTGAGCATCAGCGGCAACTACGGCGGTGGCAACGGCGGCGCCATCGAAAGCGGTGGCAACGTCATCCTCAGCGCCACCACCGGCACCTTCGCCTTCACCGGCAACGTCAGCAGCTACGGCGGCGGCGGTGGCGGCGCGCTTTATTCGGCGGGCAGCGTGTTGGTCGGCGGACAGGGCTACTACTTGTTCCAAAGCAACACCGCCACCGAGGGCGGCGCGATGAGCGTCGGCACGGGCGGCACCGTGGCGTTCACCACCGGCGGCAGCGTGAATTTCTCCGGCAACCACAACACCTACGGTGCGGGCGGTGGCGCGATTTACGGCGCGGGCGCGCTGACGGTCAGCGACGCTGTCACCGGCGGGGCGCTGACGTTCACCAGCAACACTTCCAGCAACAACGGCGGTGCGATTTACAGCACCGGCGCATTCACGCTGAACGTCAGCACCGGCACGCTGACCGCCACCGGCAACAAGGCGAACAACGGCAACGCCAACGGCGGCTTCGTTTTCATCAACGGCGGCAGCGGCGTCTTCAACATCGCCTCCGGAGCGGTCGCGCAAATCGGCAGCCAAACCTCCGTTGCCAACCAGACCGACAGCATCGGCGCGGCGAGCGGCGTCAACATTTACAAAACCGGCGGCGGCTTGCTGGCGCTGTGGTCGAAGAACGATTACCAAGGCGCCACGATAGTGCGGGGCGGCACGCTCAACGTCCTCGGCCAAATCACGAACAGCAGCGGCTTGATTGACGGAGGCATCGGCGAGGTGACCGGCAGCGGCTGGTGGAACGCGCCCACGCTGACCGTCGGCGGCTCCGTCAGCGGCACGTTCGTCGTGACCGACAGCGGCTCCGTCACCACCAACAACGTCACGTTCGGCCAAAACGCCGGCAGCCACGGCACCGGCACGGTCAGCGGCAGCGGCTACTGGTATAACAACAACGGCAGCTTCACCGTCGGCGCCGGCGGCGGCGCGTCGCTGACGTTGAACCAGACCGGCAGCATCTACACGCAAAACGGCAACGCCACCATCGGCGCGCCCGGCAGCGTGACGGTCAGCGACACCGCGTTGTGGCGCGGCGCGAACTTCACCAACAGCGGCAACCTCGGCCTGGGCCAGAGCGGCTCGCTGAGCCTCACCGGCGCATACACGCAAAACGCCACCGGCACGCTGACCATCAGCCTCAACGCCGCCGCGCCGAACGCCCCCTTTATCACCGCCAACACCGCCGCCCTCGCCGGCTACCTGGCCCTCAGCGGCTTCACCGGCGGCGCGCTCACCGGCAGCGCCGCCAGCGATTTTTCCAACAGCTCCTACACCATCATCCACACCACCGGCGGCATCACCGGAGACCTCATCGCCAATGTCGGCGGCGCGACCGGCTATGATTTCCTCAACCTCGGCGCGCACAAGGCCAACAGCGACCGTGATTACGTCGTCGGGCTGGGCCTCGCGTGGTACGACGCGCCCGCCTCGTCGCACGGCAACTTCACCCTCGGCGCGGGGCAAAGTTTCGACGTTGACGTCATCCTCAGCGACACCACCCCCGACCTCGGCACCACCAACGCCAGCGGCGCGACGTGGGACGGCAAATCGCTGACCGTCACCGCCAGCAACAGCGGCACCCTCACCCTCAGCGCCCGCAACACCTACACCGGCACCACCACCGTCAGCGGCGGCGCGCTGAACATCACCGGCACCACCGACGGCAACACGCGGGCCGTCGTCGGCGGCGCGGCGGGCCGCAGCGGCACCGTGAGCGTCAGCGGCAGCGCGCTGTGGCAGGTCGGCGCCGGCGGCATGGACATTGGCGCGGCGGGCGACGGCCTCGTCACTCTCAGCGGCGGTGCCACGCTCGCCACCGGCGGCACGCTGACGGTCGGCGACCAGGCGCAGGGCGTCTTGGAAAGTTTTGGCAACTCCACCCTCGTCACCAACGGCGCCGTCGTCATCGGCCACGCCGCCGGCGTGTTCGGCGGCGTGGGGATTGGCGCGGACGCCGCGTCCGCCGCTTACTGGAACGCCGGTTCGGGCAGCATGGTCATCGCCGGCAGCGGCACCGGCGTCGTGCGCGTCGGCAACAGCGGCAGCATCACCGGCAGCGGCCGGGTGGTCATCGGCGCGGAGGCGGGCGGCTTCGGGCAGGCGTATGTGTCCGACCACGCTTACTGGAGCGTGACCAACAGCGTCATCGCCGGCGCGGACGGTTACGGCCAGTTGATTGTCGGCGACAGCGGCAGCATGAGCGTCAGCGGCAGCGTGATTATCAACATGGGCGGCGGCGGCGGCGCGGTGTGGATTGGCGGCACCGGCAGCGACGGCGACGCGACGCTGACCGTAGGCGGCGATTTCATCAACGGCGCGGACGCGTCCCCCGGCCTGGCGACCGCCCTGCGCGTCAACGGCAACGGCGTGCTGAACGTCGCCGGCATCTACACGCAGAACGACAGCGCGCAACTGCTCGCCATCCTCGACTCCACCACGCGCGGCCCGGACGACGCCTTCATCTACGCCGGCAGCGCCGTGCTCGGCGGCACGCTGAACGTCGTCTCGTTCAACGGCGCGGCCAGCGGCAGCAGCGCCAGCGGCCTGCGCGAGGGCAGCACGCTCATCATCAGCACCAGCGGCGGCTTCGGCGGCTCCGATTTCGCCGTCAAGAACGTCAGCAGCGCCGCCGCCAGCAATTACAAATTCATCATTCTCGACGGCTTCGCCAGCAACGACGGCAGCAGCCCCGTCGGCACCGGCACGAATTATTACGTCGGCTTTGAACTCGCGTGGCAGGCGTCGGGTTCCCTCGGCAGCGGCGTGTTTGAGCTCGATGACGGCCAGTCCTTCGACGTGGATATTTCTTTGGGCAACAACAGCGCCGCTCCCGCCGCCGGCGCGGCGTGGGACGGCCGGTCGCTGACCAAGACCGGCGTCGGTGCGCTGTTCCTCACCGCCAGCAACAACTACACCGGCACCACCACCGTCAGCGCAGGCGAATTTTTCGTCACCACCCTCAGCGGCAGCGGTGCGGGCAGCATCAACAACAGCGCGGCGGCGATTATTGACAGCGGCACAGCGGCCGTCAGCGGCTCCGGCGCGTGGAGCGCGACCAGCTTCACCGTCAGCGCCGGCTGGCTCAACGCGCAGGATACCGCCGCCGTCAGCGCCACCGCGCTGAACGTCAGCGGCGGCCTCGTCAGTTTGAACAACAGCGCCACCCTCAACGCCGCCAGCGGCACCGTCAGCGGCAGCGGCGGCGTGAGCGTCGGCGGCACCGCGATTTGGATTGGCAGCAGCCTGACCGTCAGCGGCGGCACGCTGGGCGTCAGCGACAGCGGCAGCGTGAGCCTCGGCGGCGCCTACACCCAGCAAGGCGGCGGCAACCTGTTCATTGATCTCGCCAACCGCGACAGCGGGCGCGGCGCGTATATCAACGCCAGCACCGCCGCCCTCGACGGCTCGCTGACCGTCACCGGTTTCGAGGTCAACGTCACCGGCACCGCCGCCAGCCTGCTTACGAACAACAGCGTCCTCCTCCTCCACACCGCCGCCCCGGGCAGTATCAGCGGCAGCTTCGCCAACCTCATCATCAGTGGCCTCCCGCCCGGCGGCCTGCCCGACTACATCACCGGCGGCGCGTACGCGGTCAACAACAACCAGGACTACGTGCTCGGTTTCGGCCTCGCGTGGTTTAGCGCGTCGAGCGTCAGCCACGGCAACTTCACTCTCGGCGACGGCGCGGCGTTCAACGTGGACGTGACGCTGAGCGACACCAACGCCGACCTCGGCACCACCAACGCCAGCGGCGCCGCGTGGGACGGCCGCACGCTGACCAAACTCGGCAGCGGCACGCTGACACTCAGCGCGTCGAACGCCTACACCGGCAGCACCGTCATCATCGAGGGCGCGTTGCTCGCCTCCGCCGCCACCGCCAACGCCGCCGACGCCATCAACTCCAGCACGCTCATCGTTTTCAACAGCACGACCAGCAGCGGCACGCTGATGTTCAACCAAAGCGCCACCCTCAGCGCCCGCCAATATGTCGCCGCCGGTGCCGCCGGCAACCTCGCGCAAAGCAGCACCACCGCCACGCTGACCGTCACCGCCCCCGCTTACAACGGCAACGGCGGCGCGGTATTTGTCGAGGCGGGCGGCGCTTATAATATCAAGGGCCACGCGGAATTTGCAGGCAACAGCGTCAGCGGCGCGAACCTCGGCGGCGCGATGTATTTCGCGGGCAACGGCGCGCTTGATTTCGACGACTGCAATTTCCTCCTCACCGGCAACACCGCCGGCAGCGGCGGCGCGATTGCGATGGGCGCGAGCACCGGCACGCTGACGGTCAACGGCAGCTCCGGCCTCCTCACCTTCGGCGGCAACGTCGCCACCGGCTCGCAAGGCGGCGCGATTTATTCCGCCGACGCGCTCAATTTCACCGTCTCCTCCGGCACGCTGACCTTCACCGGCAACACCGCCGCGTTTGACGGCGCGGCGATGTTCGCGCGGAACAACCTGAACCTCAGCGGCACTTTCGGCGACTTCCTCATCGTCTCCAACACCAGCGGCGCCGGCGTCGCCCTCGGCACCGGCACCATCGGCAACGGCGCGATTGCCACCGGCGCCACCGGCACGCTGGCCATCACCGCCCAGGTCGCCGGCACGCTGGCGGCGGCGGGCAACTACGCCGCCGGCAACGGCGCGGCGCTGTATGCGGGCGCGCTGAATTTCAGCGGCAGCTTCGGCGAAATCATCTTCGCCTCGAACACCGCGGCCGCGGGCTACTACGGCGGCGCGATTTGGGCGGAGCAAAACATCGCCATGGACGCCGTCAGCGCGGGCAACATCACCTTCAGCGGCAACCACGCCAGCGCCGCCGCCGGCGCGCTCGGCTCGTCGCAGGGCGGCGTCGCCATCAACGCCGTCGCCGGCGGCACGCTGGCCGTCACCGGCAACTACGCGGCGGGCGGCGCGGGCGCGTTTTATGCCTACCAGACGCTGACCGTCAGCGGCAGCTACGGCGCGCTGCTGATTGACTCCAACACCACCGGCGGCCTCGCGGGCGCGTTCGGCTCCTATGGCGCCATGGCGTTTGACGTGACCACCGCCGGCGACATTGACGTGACCAACAACACCGCCGGCGGCGGCGGCGGCGCGCTCGGCTCCTACGACGGCGTCACCGTCAGCGCCGTGGCCGGTGGCAACCTCAACTTCACCGGCAACACCGCCGGCGCCTCCGGCGGTGCCATTGGCACCGCCCCCACCACCCCCGACGGCCTCGCCGCCGCCTCCAGCGACGTCATCATCACCGCCACCGTCGCCGGCACGCTGAACGTCAGCCACAACCGCTCCGGCACCGGCGCCAACTACAACGACGGCGGCGCGGTTTACGCCTCGCGGGACGTGATGTTCAGCGGCAGCTACGGCGCGATTCTCTTCGCCTCCAACACCGCCGGCAGCTGGGGCGGCGCGATTTACGCCCAGCGCGACCTCACCCTCGACGCCGTCAGCGCGGGCGACATCGTCTTCGACCACAACACCAGCACCGGCGGCGACTACGGCGCGTTCGGCACCGCCGACGGCAGCACCCTCATCAGCGCCCTCGCTGGCGGCGCGCTGATCGTCACCAACAACGCCGCGTTCAGCGATTTCGGCGGCTTGGGCGCGAACCAGTCGCTGACGGTCAGCGGCACCTACGGCTCGATTTTTATTGATTCCAACACCGCCGGCCGCTCGGTCGGCGCCCTCGGCGCGGTGCTCGGCAGCGTGGTCATTGACGCCCAGTCCGCCGGCGCGCTGACCGTCACCAACAACGTCGCCACCGGCGCGTCCGGCAACTACGGCGTCGCCGGCGCCATCGGCTCCATCGCCGGCGACGTCATCGTCGGCAGCAGCTACGCGCCTTCGTCATCGAGGCAACACGCCGGTTACGGCGCGCCGTCCACGCGGCGAACAACCTCACCTCAGCGCCACCGCCGCCGGCGCGTTTTCCATCACCGCAACTCGCCGACGTCGGCAGCAGCGCGCTGGCCATCACCGACTATCTGTCCACCGTCCTCGCCGACTACCCGCAGATTGACCCCGGCTCGGTCAGGGCACCGGCGTCCTCACCATCGGCGGCCTGACCGGCAACCCATCATCAGCGTTAACAAGCTGCGCCGGCAGCGGCGCGATTTACCCTCGGCAGCGCCATCACCCTTTCCGGCACGTTCGGGCTGGTCACCGTCACCGGCAACGTCAGCGGCTCGCAAGGCGGCGCGATTTATTCCGGCTCCAGCTTCATCCTCCACCTCGCGTCCGGCGACCTGA